In the Candidatus Fusobacterium pullicola genome, one interval contains:
- a CDS encoding ABC transporter substrate-binding protein — MRYLFGIILLILTACGQKEEVVKPKEVLKVALANKPRSFDPQRNTDSSTLAVTKQIYNNLFSLDENGDVASELVEKYSIGEDKSITLQLKKGILFHDGSEMKALDVKKSLERNLRIPVSKVLVESIERIDILDDYSLKIIQKNSPFILLHNLAHSSTGVVKEIEENESGINLVGTGAYKIKDWKIAEKITLERFNNYFEGAPKVEEIVFQTIPESSNRLIALETKEIDIAYDISANDIKGIEKKPDLRVINRPSLGSDFLTINIERLKDKRVRQALDYAIDKDSIIKAVYEGYGVVPNSILSPNVFGYSKEGKRREYNPEKARELLKEAGAENLKLKLWIYDEPSRQQMAQIIQANLKEVGVEAEIIVAEVSTFLQYTGRGEHDVLIGLWYVSTGDADYGYYPLLHSSSRGPIGNRSFYSNVKVDNLLDGARATSNIDERKEQYREVQDIVFEEVPLLPIAYKNYVIGLQKNVEGFVFNPNGNHILKNITLK, encoded by the coding sequence ATGAGATATTTATTTGGAATAATTTTATTAATTCTTACAGCTTGTGGACAGAAAGAGGAAGTAGTTAAACCTAAAGAGGTTTTAAAAGTTGCATTGGCAAATAAACCCCGTTCCTTTGACCCACAGAGAAATACAGATAGTTCAACTTTAGCAGTTACCAAACAGATATATAATAACCTTTTTTCACTGGATGAAAATGGGGATGTTGCATCGGAGTTAGTTGAAAAATATAGTATAGGAGAGGATAAGTCCATCACTCTTCAATTAAAAAAGGGTATCTTATTCCATGATGGTAGCGAGATGAAGGCTTTAGATGTAAAAAAGAGTTTAGAGAGAAACTTAAGAATACCAGTTTCAAAGGTATTAGTTGAATCTATTGAAAGAATAGATATTTTAGATGATTATAGCTTAAAGATTATACAAAAAAATTCACCATTCATACTATTACATAATCTTGCTCATTCCTCTACTGGAGTGGTTAAGGAGATAGAGGAAAATGAGAGTGGTATAAATTTAGTTGGGACTGGAGCTTATAAGATAAAGGATTGGAAAATAGCAGAGAAAATTACCTTAGAGAGATTTAACAATTATTTTGAAGGGGCTCCAAAAGTTGAAGAGATAGTATTCCAAACAATTCCAGAGAGCTCAAATAGATTGATAGCTCTAGAAACTAAGGAGATAGATATAGCTTATGATATATCTGCAAATGATATAAAAGGAATAGAGAAGAAACCAGATTTAAGAGTTATAAATAGACCATCTTTAGGAAGTGACTTTTTAACAATTAATATAGAGAGATTAAAGGATAAAAGAGTTAGACAAGCATTGGATTATGCTATAGATAAAGACTCGATAATAAAAGCTGTATATGAAGGTTATGGAGTTGTACCAAATTCAATACTATCACCAAATGTATTTGGATATAGTAAAGAGGGGAAAAGAAGAGAGTATAATCCTGAAAAAGCAAGAGAGCTTTTGAAAGAGGCAGGAGCAGAGAATTTAAAGTTAAAACTTTGGATATATGATGAACCTTCAAGACAACAGATGGCTCAAATAATCCAAGCAAATTTAAAAGAGGTTGGAGTAGAGGCTGAGATAATAGTAGCTGAGGTATCAACTTTCTTACAATATACAGGAAGAGGAGAGCATGATGTACTGATAGGACTATGGTATGTAAGTACTGGAGATGCCGACTATGGTTACTATCCACTACTTCACTCTAGCTCAAGAGGTCCTATAGGAAATAGAAGTTTTTATAGTAATGTAAAGGTTGATAATTTACTTGATGGAGCAAGAGCTACTTCAAATATTGATGAGAGAAAGGAACAGTATAGAGAGGTTCAGGATATAGTATTTGAAGAGGTTCCACTTCTTCCAATTGCATATAAAAACTATGTGATAGGTCTGCAAAAAAATGTAGAGGGATTTGTATTTAATCCAAATGGAAATCACATATTAAAAAATATAACTTTAAAATAA
- the mnmH gene encoding tRNA 2-selenouridine(34) synthase MnmH — protein sequence MKTISFEEFLLEENAVLIDVRTPKEFLLEKIPNSVNVPVLLDEERVIVGTTYVQVSKELAKKKGVEFISKRLPEIFEQIQELSKKYSKLIFMCARGGMRSSSMTSLFASLGYKVAKLEGGYKAYREFINQIIPKANEGFKYIVVHGRTGVGKTKVLNKMAELGVSVMDLEKMAAHKGSFFGALGEKLPQSQKRFDGEIFEFLRTCKTKYIVVESESKRIGNLYVPEPIYEAMTNGIHIFIDTSITNRLDILMEDYTHVPSDEIEECIKKVARYVSKEKTNNYLRLLNEGKLRELGEILIEQYYDPLYEVSIDKHEFDFSLTYEDMDSCAKELADYFFKLEEEISSSSNIEL from the coding sequence ATGAAAACAATAAGTTTTGAAGAGTTTTTACTAGAGGAAAATGCTGTATTGATAGATGTTAGAACGCCAAAGGAGTTTTTATTAGAAAAAATACCTAACTCTGTAAATGTTCCTGTACTACTTGATGAAGAGAGAGTTATTGTTGGTACTACCTATGTTCAAGTGTCAAAGGAGCTCGCTAAGAAAAAGGGAGTTGAGTTTATATCTAAAAGATTACCAGAGATTTTTGAACAGATACAAGAGCTTTCAAAAAAATACTCTAAACTTATTTTTATGTGTGCCCGTGGTGGTATGAGAAGCTCATCTATGACATCTCTATTTGCTAGTCTTGGTTATAAGGTTGCAAAACTTGAAGGTGGATATAAAGCTTATAGAGAATTTATTAATCAAATTATACCTAAAGCTAATGAAGGGTTTAAATATATTGTAGTGCATGGAAGAACTGGAGTAGGTAAAACAAAAGTTTTAAATAAGATGGCTGAACTTGGAGTTTCTGTAATGGACCTTGAGAAGATGGCTGCACATAAAGGATCTTTTTTTGGTGCTTTAGGTGAGAAGTTACCTCAAAGTCAAAAGAGATTTGATGGAGAAATTTTTGAATTTTTGAGAACTTGTAAAACTAAGTATATAGTTGTAGAAAGTGAAAGCAAGAGAATTGGAAATTTATATGTTCCAGAGCCAATATATGAAGCTATGACTAATGGAATACATATTTTTATTGATACCTCTATTACTAATAGATTGGATATTTTAATGGAGGACTATACCCATGTTCCAAGTGATGAGATTGAAGAGTGTATTAAAAAAGTTGCCCGTTATGTTTCTAAAGAAAAAACTAATAACTATCTTAGACTTTTAAACGAGGGAAAATTAAGAGAACTTGGAGAGATTTTAATTGAACAATACTATGACCCTCTTTATGAGGTAAGTATTGATAAGCACGAGTTTGATTTTTCTCTAACTTATGAAGATATGGATAGCTGTGCTAAAGAACTTGCTGATTACTTCTTTAAACTTGAAGAAGAGATTTCTTCCTCTTCAAATATTGAACTTTAA